AAACTGAAATGCAAGGCAGCATAATTTCTACTGCCTACCGGAAGGATGGATGTCATCACTACATGCCTCCATTATACCCATTAAAGTACTAATTCATCAGAAAAGGCATTtcagtcaaaagaaaaagataattCCAACATATCTCTATCATTCAAATGGCATTTCCTACCCTAAAAAACAATCAGCAGCATGATTCAAGTCATGAGACATGTGCACATACAGATATACACATGCCTATTGAATTATAATCAATCTGAAGAATAGGCCTAGACATAAGTGCCGATCGCAACAGTGTATGAGTTAACCAAAGATTTCTGGAACATGTTTGAATGTTTTATATCATAAAAAAAGAATAACCAATGCATTGAGGATGGTTGAAATGACAAACATATCCTCCACATTCTTGATTTAGATTTGACCATCAGACGACAAATATAATTATCTACAATGGCATTTGTCTGGGAGTTGTGCAAATAATATAAGTGGCACACAAAGACAAAAAAATTTAAAGTGCCCCCATAATATAATAGTTCTACAGCCATAGGTGGTCACAAGGCAATCATCATACCTGTGAATCTTCACTCCCACTAGCAATGAACGCCTGCTCAGATCCACCAAAACAAGACCTTATCACAAACCGGCTGCGCTTATGGCCACTGTACCGACTGACTCGAATCGGACCATTTCGTATGTTCCACAAATGAATCACCTCGTTTACAAGATTTACAAGCAAGAAATCACCATCTTCAGATAGAGAAAATGAAGTAATTGTGTGATCCTCTTCAATTAGCCTCTCCTGCTTTGTCTCCCTATCAAGTAGAAGAATTGTGTTCTCCCTATTCATGCTTATTATAACCTTTCCATCTTTTCCTACAGTAAGATCGGGCGTTTTTGTTGATCTCTGCCCTTTCCAGCAATCTACTTCCGTACCATCTAAATCCCAAATGCAAAAGTGTTGATCGGCTAGACCAGACAATATTTGCTTTCCATCTGGAAACCAAGCACATGATATTAAACCAATGCCGGGTTTCTCATAAACATGAAGACATTTGCCAGATTTAACATCCCAGCGTCGGATGGTTTCTTCCACTCCACACGTGAGAAGCTGACAATCATCAGGGCTCCATGCAaccatcatcaccgacttctCATGACCATTCAATGTGTGCTTCAGTAATAGCTCTCCATCTTCATCAACCTACGAATGTAAAGATTACTGCATGAAAAgacaactgaaaaaaaaaagtgaaaacaCCCTTTTCAATCCACAAATAACTAGATGTTCATAAAGCTGCAGCGTATAGTACAATAAGGGACCACCTGAGCTTTGAAGATGACATGCTGAAAATCCTATAGctagaaaaatatatattttaaaattttgtaattaaaggctatgttgttgttgttgcaatTAAGTAATATAAAGCACTCAACCATAAAAAAACACACTCAGATCCACTAGTCAAACTGCACTTTGTGGGCATAAGGACCAACTTTCATGGCCGCGTAATTGTAAGATGGTATGTAATGTTAACAGGGGAAACATGGTGACACACACTTTCATGATCAATAACAACATCGAGAAGAGGCAGGATGCAAGCTAGGGAACAAACTTGGTAAATATCTACACTTAAGTTCCTTTGTTACAGAAGCTAACAAGATGTAAGTAGTAGGCTTGAAGGAAAAAGGTGATATGAAATGGCAAACTTCTGTCTTCTTCTCGAAAATAACCAAGGATTTCAAAACTCAAACTTTTTTAAAGACATAAAGAGCAGCGAATGAAAAGTATTAGTAAGACTGGAAAAGTTCAGTTCTTGACATGAGGTGCAAAATAAGAAACTAAGGAGTAGGCCACCCAATTTGTCCACAGACCATGAGAAAAGAATACGTTAAAAAAATAGATTCACAAGTTTACCTCCCATATCATTGCGGATTTATCATTTGATGCTGAGGCTAAATACTTCCCATTGTTTGAAAATTGGATAAACCACACCTCATTATGATGCGCATGCAAAACCTGCTATAGAATTTTGGATTAGAATCATCGAACTATAGGATATGCAGCTAGTAGAAAAAGATTAATCTTGGTAACCAAATTATCTAACTTCAACAATAGTTTCAAGTGAAAATATAAGTATGACACAGTGCGAGTTGCATGTTTCTATTTACTTTTTACTTGGGGTGAAAGATCAGATCCTTAACATGATGGAGCAAGCTAGAAGAAAGCTTAAGAGGTCTTCATGCTATAAAGGATCATGCCTTCAGATTTGCAAACTACTACATCAAAGTTGGGAATTCCATTGCTTTCTTTCAAATTGCCATACTTCATAATCCAAAATCTAGATGATGGCAGTGAAATACAATTATACAGAAGAGAAAAGAACCATCGAGCGGTGTTTTAAATAATGTACAATGACGAATCAAGACAGTACATGAGTGGCTGAGCAGCAGACACAGCACTGGTGCTTATGTAGGAGAATTAGCGCTCCAAGCAAACACTGAAGCAAGCACAAGCATTAGTTTTTTACCTGTAGCGTGCGAGATGGTATCTGATCTTTCCCACAGTGATGATCAATGTAGAGTGATAACCCATCTACAGAATTATGGAAATAGCAAGCATCTCGTTGCACAGTAAGTGCTTGCTCAACTAAATTCTCTAACCTCCTCTCTGGTACCATAACTGTTGGAGGGAGCACCTTTTGCAGTTCCTCTAGGAGCTTCAACCGTGAAGTAGAAGAATCAATGCCAAGCTTTGAAAAACCAACGAACAATTGTTGTGGAGAACAAGAGATCATACAGCTCGACAATTCGTGCACTCTTTTCCTATTAACACCAAGGGGTGTGATTTCACTTCGTAATGTCTTCATAGCACCCATGACATTGTCATCTCTCAGAAGTTCAAAGAATTTCTGCTCCAATATCAAAAATGCAGCAGATTTCACAATGTTCTCATCGAGTAGGCCAATCTTATTCAAGGTAACCACTGCATTATCCCAATTCCCATCAATCACCTGCTCTCTGAAAAGATTCACCATAGGGTTATGCAAAGTTATCCCTGATTCTTCCTCCAGAACTGCTCCGCTTTTTTCATATCCAAGACTATACAGAGTTTTTGTGATTATCCTGACAAACTCCTCTTTCTTAATAACACCCTTAGAACCAACCATAACTTCTTTCCCTTGGGAAGGCAAAGGTCTAGCCATTGTACTTCCCAAAGGATTGGCAGATTTCGAAAACGAGAAACAATCTGGCAAGCTTGCAGATTCTACTGAGGATGCTCTTGCGCGTTTTGAGGGTGGTTCATCATCTTCAAAACCTCCCATGAAATGCCAAAGTCAGCCCATATATTTTTCACTTCAGGGAAGGTGATGTTATTCAAGCACCAAGTAAAATATTCCAATGAGTTACTAAAACAGATGGAGGTTCCTGCAGAGAAGCATCAATTAAAAAGTGAGTCACTAATCATCAAACAAGGCCAAGATTCTAGCTTAACCTTTGTTCAGAATTCAGTGCAAAACCACCAGAAATTTTTCATTACACAAAAACTAACAAGAAATAATGCAAGGAACACATTGCAGCGGGAACAAAGTGACAAACCAATCCTATCCTCCATACCACACGTGACAAGGGCCATCTAAAAGCTAATACTATATTAGCACTCATATTAGTTGGCCCTGTGAACAAAAATTGAACATtgtgaacaaaaaataattagttGGCCCTGTTAAAAATTCCTTCCTCGGTTCTGACTGTATAGCACTCCACTCCATAAAGAGGAGAAAAAACTCATTTGCTACGCAGCAAAGGACACCATGATCATTAACCTTCGTATCAGAAGGTAGTAAGATACTCTTTATTGTCAATCTTAGAATTATCCAATTACTTAGCAGCGCATCCCACAGAATAATCAAAAGCATGACACAGTTAGGCTGCTCAGATCAAAGAAAAGCCATAACAGCGCTATCTTGTGCCAGGCTTTACTGAATTAAAAGAGCATTGCTGCAATGCAGGAAACCAATTGTCGTTGGAGAAACCACCAAGATTCTTCGCTACTACTTGAACCGAAAATTGACAAGATGCTCTGCTTTAGTCTAGCAAAACATACTAAAAGGAATGCGCATACTGAACGATTGACATACCAAGGAGTATCAGCCAACCTTCCAAGCAGACAAAAGCTCTACACCTAATCTACTTGCACAGCTACAGAGGGTAAAATTGCCGCAAACACATTCGACATATGTAAGCATAAGTTGCAGTTAGGTTGTAATTTCAGTCCAAACAACAAGTATACTGCTAGAGTCACATGTTTGGGTGATCCAAAAGTTCTCCAGCAAACCACTAACTCCTAATTCTTGTCCATATCAGTACAAGCTGAGGCACACAACCTCTACTGCCACGCAACATCAGCAATCCTCTTGCCCTCGCAATGCTACTTTTTCCACACAGCATTCCTTCCAACCTCCCAAACATTCCCCACGCACAGAGCACGCATCCCTTCCCAGCCAAAATCATACCGAATGGATAAGCACGGAGTCATTAACGCCAACAGGTAGATTCCCACCTGCAATCCACTCCTACAATTATTAGTTCGTTACCGCTTAATTAATCACCATGAACTAGCGCCCCACTCACACCCCTCCGCAATCTACTCCGCGCATCCGACAAGGGGGCTCAGCAAGCGGCGCCCCGACGCGAACCGATCATCGAATCCCACCCACCCAACCCCGAGTTCTCAAGCAAGTTCGTCTGTTCAGCGCACCTAGACGCGCCGACGCGGCGCACCCGACACCGGCAACCGGCGCACGCGAGCGCCCAAACCCACACCCAACACGGCAGGCACGGAGCAGCGAGGGTTAGCGATCGGAGGGGTGCCTGACCTCCAGCCCGGGACCCCGATCCCCGCCGATTCGCCGGGAAACGCCGAGAGGAGCCCCGAATCGGCGCCGAATCGCGCGGAATCTCCGTGGAATCGCCCGCCCCGGCGGAGAGGAAGGCGGCCCAGCGGACGGATTGGGTGGGGAAAGCGGCGagagggaggcgaggcgaggagagagagagggagagaggtggggagggggaggagaggggtggTGGTGTTTGGCTTGGGGGAGAGGGGAACCGACTGAATAGAAAAGGGCAGGAGGGGATGCAGAGAGGGACACACCACACCGGCACAGGCACAGCacaaggagagagagaaggggggtagactagagagagagagtacctTCCTTGTGGATCTCTCTCTCACTCTAATTCATCACagcttttttttccctctctgaTCTCCATCGTCTCTTGGAGCGCTTGGTGGTGTTTCTTGTTTAGGTGTTGCCTTTTGAgttgcaaatttgcaattcATAAGAAGGGATTCACGAGAATTAAAATGGTGGTATCTTAGGGATAGAGTACACGGTGGCTTTCCGTGTCTAGAGGATAGAGTGTACGAAGGTGTTTCGAAAAAATGTTAGGAGTAAGTGATCGAAGGGATGGCACCTGGCGTGTTCGGAGAACTAGGGCTGCGCTGCTGTCTTCGTGGTCTCTGTGGTAATTTGGTAATTAGACGCTAAAGTTGTAGTACGTGTTTAGGAAAGAGATGTGACTCGAGTTTGATCCAC
The genomic region above belongs to Setaria italica strain Yugu1 chromosome VI, Setaria_italica_v2.0, whole genome shotgun sequence and contains:
- the LOC101758974 gene encoding WD repeat-containing protein 26 isoform X2, with protein sequence MGGFEDDEPPSKRARASSVESASLPDCFSFSKSANPLGSTMARPLPSQGKEVMVGSKGVIKKEEFVRIITKTLYSLGYEKSGAVLEEESGITLHNPMVNLFREQVIDGNWDNAVVTLNKIGLLDENIVKSAAFLILEQKFFELLRDDNVMGAMKTLRSEITPLGVNRKRVHELSSCMISCSPQQLFVGFSKLGIDSSTSRLKLLEELQKVLPPTVMVPERRLENLVEQALTVQRDACYFHNSVDGLSLYIDHHCGKDQIPSRTLQVLHAHHNEVWFIQFSNNGKYLASASNDKSAMIWEVDEDGELLLKHTLNGHEKSVMMVAWSPDDCQLLTCGVEETIRRWDVKSGKCLHVYEKPGIGLISCAWFPDGKQILSGLADQHFCIWDLDGTEVDCWKGQRSTKTPDLTVGKDGKVIISMNRENTILLLDRETKQERLIEEDHTITSFSLSEDGDFLLVNLVNEVIHLWNIRNGPIRVSRYSGHKRSRFVIRSCFGGSEQAFIASGSEDSQVYIWHRATGDLIETLAGHSGTVNCVSWNPANPHMLASASDDHTIRIWGAKKASLKRKDVGSSSCSSNGIHANGNTHGNGFIHQCNGNSTK
- the LOC101758974 gene encoding WD repeat-containing protein 26 isoform X1, which produces MGGFEDDEPPSKRARASSVESASLPDCFSFSKSANPLGSTMARPLPSQGKEVMVGSKGVIKKEEFVRIITKTLYSLGYEKSGAVLEEESGITLHNPMVNLFREQVIDGNWDNAVVTLNKIGLLDENIVKSAAFLILEQKFFELLRDDNVMGAMKTLRSEITPLGVNRKRVHELSSCMISCSPQQLFVGFSKLGIDSSTSRLKLLEELQKVLPPTVMVPERRLENLVEQALTVQRDACYFHNSVDGLSLYIDHHCGKDQIPSRTLQQVLHAHHNEVWFIQFSNNGKYLASASNDKSAMIWEVDEDGELLLKHTLNGHEKSVMMVAWSPDDCQLLTCGVEETIRRWDVKSGKCLHVYEKPGIGLISCAWFPDGKQILSGLADQHFCIWDLDGTEVDCWKGQRSTKTPDLTVGKDGKVIISMNRENTILLLDRETKQERLIEEDHTITSFSLSEDGDFLLVNLVNEVIHLWNIRNGPIRVSRYSGHKRSRFVIRSCFGGSEQAFIASGSEDSQVYIWHRATGDLIETLAGHSGTVNCVSWNPANPHMLASASDDHTIRIWGAKKASLKRKDVGSSSCSSNGIHANGNTHGNGFIHQCNGNSTK